The following proteins are co-located in the Neodiprion virginianus isolate iyNeoVirg1 chromosome 6, iyNeoVirg1.1, whole genome shotgun sequence genome:
- the LOC124306899 gene encoding protein unc-13 homolog 4B isoform X2: protein MILTKKAVWKKVKSNDIELKNDPKKCNFNKSLYNINMEDSILTDSRYIPIASEFPYIRTPYKSAKASTSYSMNTNSMDSFVLVTEYEAGTAKEFGIEEWEIARRRDLAESLIISGMLQKRCKPKKKSYCWFKFKKHLKKVGVKVQPGIEIGDLRNAKMTDIGKKHPYWTIAALSARMSQPAELKPVTVASGYWKFAAHNFIHNNRIQAADGGFFENLGTLFAAKARAQAEAEGPIPTPNEDEQEKELSDEEGSVHEPTEALLESDSDRDENEHSHNLIIESVGWNVEELYASLVYLTQHQIGFDVTNECSQETLLNHLQGAFKIDNQTHEQVLEQAQNMEPPEMHLNVEVIEAKELVSKDADGKSDPFCALYLESVPTRRYNTAVKTSTLSPVWEEHFELPLEDAENDVLNLEVWDFDAAETVPEKMSKVKDVKGVRGLVKLAKEIALTATTGNHDNEFIGKCQIALKDIPVTGHTMWYSLEKKNKSKRRGVVRLKLAFSAEHNAQVAAQEHRHLLRILLLHEIESQKIEKYCWCGRWSGPAEAIILQHSAQRGLLARNVTLAQWVEYIRVHQEHPLSFTLFNKLALDLLRPMENNLFSDDEIRLFWDSTRKLLHSCLNSVRKLRRSTAGDKNTINQLGAILGILSSIDSLQKPEDLDLFPANMYGWLPQPEGPRADVLQALQDTVIQGAEEWYDYVLKNNSADGVEDEDMLKYYIKVIQLIRADLQRAIEFYDKVFIKQVNFPYARTLYVHYEKRISDMCMIIVEDVCARLKRIEIENSDGTSEELALGTTLFELYLTLQRYAILGHVLCADGLEYMKIQSYHEWFRAGVAHWLDIAVFKALRRIDRAVEFDTLQPVDSSVQYSSSAVDTLTIFYQIKVFWTQLAWPDVEGSYTFIAKIIDDICRCSVEYADKMARKAEEATQQEYDLENNSSVYEKKFEVSNAWCFAINNIDYIRTSIGPLAEDLGLQSIVECLAANKTQQEAERCRQTLQLVIDNATDTVSNKIIELLEVVASKMTPAMSRYLEEGAELIDTTSNAMDRLLQYLDSNITTLHDNLNETNFERVLLVIWEIMSKTLYDLVNNNLERRRPPSFYANLHRTLHTLIRFFNLGADETSNIHILEKIEELLKIHGLETAALIHRYNQERVQEQKAIEESRHGQLTVRAYFIDNSLNIQIMNARNLTPMDSNGKCDPYVKIRLLPEERFVHIKQPKTRVHKETLFPLFDETFSIALTTELRETKEAIIAFEVKDKDFLRTRFMAEAFLPFGEIPETGPDRDFDSLEQIHLKLSRPTMHNSDAIRALEHRKGDDRAVDFMSKLNTKIESR, encoded by the exons ATGATATTGACGAAGAAGGCCGTTTGGAAGAAAGTTAAATCGAACGACATCGAGCTGAAGAATGATCCCAAAAAGTGCAATTTCAATAAAAGTCTCTACAAtattaatatggaagattCGATACTGACGGATTCTCGGTACATACCGATAGCCAGCGAGTTTCCGTACATCAGAACACCCTACAAAAGCGCGAAGGCTTCAACATCCTATTCAATGAACACAAATTCCATGGATTCGTTCGTTCTTGTCACCGAATACGAGGCTGGTACAGCTAAGGAGTTTGGAATAGAAGAATGGGAAATCGCAAGACGACGAGATCTCGCTGAAAGCCTCATAATTAGCGGTATGCTGCAAAAGCGATGCAAACCAAAGAAGAAAAGTTATTGCTGgttcaagtttaaaaaacatCTAAAAAAGGTCGGAGTCAAAGTTCAGCCGGGAATCGAAATCGG tgaTCTTCGGAACGCGAAAATGACAGATATCGGAAAAAAACACCCGTATTGGACGATAGCAGCGTTAAGTGCCCGAATGTCTCAACCTGCCGAATTGAAACCAGTCACCGTTGCTAGCGGCTACTGGAAGTTCGCAGCCCACAACTTCATCCATAATAATAG gATCCAAGCGGCGGATGGAGgcttctttgaaaatttgggGACGCTCTTCGCAGCCAAAGCTCGCGCCCAGGCGGAAGCCGAAGGCCCTATTCCTACGCCGAATGAAGATGAACAAGAAAAAGAGCTCAGCGACGAAGAAGGAAGCGTTCATGAACCCACGGAAGCTCTCCTCGAAAGCGACAGTGACCGCGACGAGAACGAACATTCGCACAACCTCATCATAGAATCCGTCGGTTGGAAC GTCGAAGAACTCTACGCGTCACTGGTATACCTGACCCAGCACCAAATCGGCTTCGACGTTACAAATGAGTGCAGTCAGGAAACGCTTTTGAATCACTTGCAGGGCGCCTTCAAGATCGATAATCAGACCCATGAACAGGTCCTCGAGCAAGCTCAAAATATGGAG CCTCCAGAAATGCATCTCAACGTTGAAGTCATAGAAGCAAAGGAGCTGGTATCCAAGGATGCCGATGGAAAAAGCGACCCCTTCTGTGCTCTGTACCTCGAGTCTGTACCTACGAGGAGGTACAACACTGCAGTAAAGACCTCGACATTGAGTCCTGTATGGGAGGAACACTTTGAGCT ACCGTTGGAAGATGCTGAGAACGATGTGCTCAATCTTGAAGTATG GGATTTCGATGCGGCCGAAACAGTGCCGGAAAAGATGAGCAAGGTAAAGGacgtcaagggtgttcgtgGACTGGTTAAACTTGCCAAAGAAATTGCACTGACTGCGACAACCGGCAATCACGACAATGAATTCATCGGAAAGTGCCAAATAGCCCTGAAG GATATTCCAGTGACTGGTCATACGATGTGGTATTCTCtggagaaaaagaacaagTCGAAACGTCGCGGTGTTGTTCGTCTGAAGCTAGCCTTCAGTGCGGAACACAACGCCCAGGTAGCTGCCCAGGAGCACAGACACCTTCTGCgcatcctcctcctccacgAAATCGAGTCGCAGAAAATCGAGAAGTATTGCTGGTGCGGCCGTTGGTCGGGCCCAGCCGAGGCGATAATACTGCAGCACAGTGCTCAGCGTGGGCTTCTCGCCCGCAACGTGACCTTGGCACAGTGGGTCGAGTACATCAGGGTGCACCAGGAACACCCTCTCAGCTTCACATTGTTCAATAAGCTGGCGCTTGACCTGTTGAGGCCCATGGAAAACAACCTATTCTCCGACGACGAGATACGACTTTTCTGGGATTCGACTAGAAAGCTCTTGCACTCCTGCTTGAACAGCGTTAGAAAACTTCGAAGATCCACCGCGGGTGATAAGAACACCATTAATCAGCTCGGCGCAATTTTGGG CATCCTGTCGTCCATAGACTCTTTGCAAAAGCCGGAAGACCTTGACCTTTTCCCTGCAAACATGTATGGATGGCTTCCTCAGCCTGAGGGGCCGAGAGCGGATGTGCTGCAAGCTCTACAGGATACGGTTATCCAGGGGGCTGAGGAATG GTATGACTACGTACTGAAAAACAATTCAGCGGACGGAGTAGAGGACGAAGATATGCTCAAGTACTACATTAAAGTTATACAGCTGATCAGGGCCGATTTACAACGAGCCATAGAGTTCTACGACAAGGTCTTCATAAA GCAAGTAAATTTCCCTTACGCGAGAACGTTGTACGTTCATTACGAGAAGAGGATCAGCGACATGTGCATGATCATCGTCGAAGACGTGTGCGCGAGGTTGAAGAGAATCGAAATCGAGAACAGCGATGGAACGAGCGAAGAATTGGCCTTGGGGACGACACTTTTCGAGCTGTATTTAACTCTACAAAGATACGCAAT ACTCGGTCACGTCCTGTGCGCTGATGGCCTGGAGTACATGAAGATTCAAAGTTACCACGAGTGGTTTCGCGCCGGAGTTGCGCATTGGCTCGACATCGCGGTCTTCAAGGCCTTACGCCGGATAGATCGTGCCGTTGAATTTGACACATTGCAGCCGGTAGACTCGAGTGTTCAGTACAGCTCAAGTGCCGTTGACACGCTGACAATATTCTACCAAATCAAGGTTTTCTGGACTCAGTTGGCCTGGCCAGACGTCGAAGGGTCTTACACCTTCATCGCAAAAATAATCGAC GATATCTGCAGATGCTCTGTGGAATACGCGGATAAGATGGCGAGAAAGGCGGAAGAGGCGACACAGCAGGAATACGACTTGGAGAATAACAGCAGCGTGTACGAGAAGAAGTTCGAGGTCTCAAACGCGTGGTGCTTCGCCATTAACAACATCGACTACATCCGCACATCGATCGGTCCCCTTGCCGAGGACTTGGGACTTCAGAGCATAGTCGAGTGCCTGGCGGCTAACAAAACTCAGCAGGAGGCTGAACGGTGTCGGCAAACGCTTCAGCTGGTCATCGACAACGCCACCGACACAGTGAGCAACAAGATTATCGAGTTGCTGGAGGTTGTCGCGAGCAAAATGACCCCGGCGATGAGCAGGTACTTGGAAGAAGGTGCCGAACTGATCGACACAACGAGCAACGCTATGGACAGGCTTCTCCAGTATCTCGATTCCAACATCACCACTCTTCACGATAACTTGAACGAGACCAATTTCGAGAGAGTGCTTCTAGTCATTTGGGAAATTATGTCGAAGACGTTGTACGATCTTGTTAACAATAATTTGGAG AGGAGGAGGCCACCTTCGTTCTACGCTAACCTTCACCGGACGTTGCACACCTTAATTCGTTTCTTCAATCTTGGGGCAGACGAGACGTCGAATATTCACATACTCGAGAAAATCGAGGagcttttgaaaattcacgGTCTCGAGACGGCTGCGTTGATTCATCGATACAATCAGGAAAGGGTGCAGGAGCAAAAAGCCATCGAGGAGTCCAGACACGGACAGTTGACCGTTAGAGCATATTTTATCGATAATTCGTTGAACATTCAGATTATGAACGCCAGGAATCTAACGCCAATGGATAGTAATG GTAAATGTGATCCTTACGTTAAAATACGACTGCTGCCAGAGGAGAGGTTCGTTCACATAAAACAACCGAAAACACGAGTCCACAAAGAAACCCTGTTTCCGCTTTTCGACGAAACCTTCAGCAT TGCACTGACGACGGAGCTGAGGGAAACGAAAGAGGCTATTATAGCGTTTGAGGTGAAGGACAAAGACTTTCTCAGGACGAGATTCATGGCTGAGGCTTTCCTGCCCTTCGGCGAAATCCCGGAAACTGGTCCTGACCGGGATTTCGATTCCCTGGAACAGATTCATCTGAAACTTTCTCGACCAACCATGCACA ATTCAGACGCGATTCGCGCACTGGAGCACAGAAAGGGGGACGACCGGGCTGTTGACTTTATGTCGAAACTTAACACAAAGATTGAATCTAGATAA
- the LOC124306899 gene encoding protein unc-13 homolog 4B isoform X1 has product MILTKKAVWKKVKSNDIELKNDPKKCNFNKSLYNINMEDSILTDSRYIPIASEFPYIRTPYKSAKASTSYSMNTNSMDSFVLVTEYEAGTAKEFGIEEWEIARRRDLAESLIISGMLQKRCKPKKKSYCWFKFKKHLKKVGVKVQPGIEIGDLRNAKMTDIGKKHPYWTIAALSARMSQPAELKPVTVASGYWKFAAHNFIHNNRIQAADGGFFENLGTLFAAKARAQAEAEGPIPTPNEDEQEKELSDEEGSVHEPTEALLESDSDRDENEHSHNLIIESVGWNVEELYASLVYLTQHQIGFDVTNECSQETLLNHLQGAFKIDNQTHEQVLEQAQNMEPPEMHLNVEVIEAKELVSKDADGKSDPFCALYLESVPTRRYNTAVKTSTLSPVWEEHFELPLEDAENDVLNLEVWDFDAAETVPEKMSKVKDVKGVRGLVKLAKEIALTATTGNHDNEFIGKCQIALKDIPVTGHTMWYSLEKKNKSKRRGVVRLKLAFSAEHNAQVAAQEHRHLLRILLLHEIESQKIEKYCWCGRWSGPAEAIILQHSAQRGLLARNVTLAQWVEYIRVHQEHPLSFTLFNKLALDLLRPMENNLFSDDEIRLFWDSTRKLLHSCLNSVRKLRRSTAGDKNTINQLGAILGILSSIDSLQKPEDLDLFPANMYGWLPQPEGPRADVLQALQDTVIQGAEEWYDYVLKNNSADGVEDEDMLKYYIKVIQLIRADLQRAIEFYDKVFIKQVNFPYARTLYVHYEKRISDMCMIIVEDVCARLKRIEIENSDGTSEELALGTTLFELYLTLQRYAILGHVLCADGLEYMKIQSYHEWFRAGVAHWLDIAVFKALRRIDRAVEFDTLQPVDSSVQYSSSAVDTLTIFYQIKVFWTQLAWPDVEGSYTFIAKIIDDICRCSVEYADKMARKAEEATQQEYDLENNSSVYEKKFEVSNAWCFAINNIDYIRTSIGPLAEDLGLQSIVECLAANKTQQEAERCRQTLQLVIDNATDTVSNKIIELLEVVASKMTPAMSRYLEEGAELIDTTSNAMDRLLQYLDSNITTLHDNLNETNFERVLLVIWEIMSKTLYDLVNNNLERRRPPSFYANLHRTLHTLIRFFNLGADETSNIHILEKIEELLKIHGLETAALIHRYNQERVQEQKAIEESRHGQLTVRAYFIDNSLNIQIMNARNLTPMDSNGKMSTLERKLRYKSKTKTKLKDGRSSKCDPYVKIRLLPEERFVHIKQPKTRVHKETLFPLFDETFSIALTTELRETKEAIIAFEVKDKDFLRTRFMAEAFLPFGEIPETGPDRDFDSLEQIHLKLSRPTMHNSDAIRALEHRKGDDRAVDFMSKLNTKIESR; this is encoded by the exons ATGATATTGACGAAGAAGGCCGTTTGGAAGAAAGTTAAATCGAACGACATCGAGCTGAAGAATGATCCCAAAAAGTGCAATTTCAATAAAAGTCTCTACAAtattaatatggaagattCGATACTGACGGATTCTCGGTACATACCGATAGCCAGCGAGTTTCCGTACATCAGAACACCCTACAAAAGCGCGAAGGCTTCAACATCCTATTCAATGAACACAAATTCCATGGATTCGTTCGTTCTTGTCACCGAATACGAGGCTGGTACAGCTAAGGAGTTTGGAATAGAAGAATGGGAAATCGCAAGACGACGAGATCTCGCTGAAAGCCTCATAATTAGCGGTATGCTGCAAAAGCGATGCAAACCAAAGAAGAAAAGTTATTGCTGgttcaagtttaaaaaacatCTAAAAAAGGTCGGAGTCAAAGTTCAGCCGGGAATCGAAATCGG tgaTCTTCGGAACGCGAAAATGACAGATATCGGAAAAAAACACCCGTATTGGACGATAGCAGCGTTAAGTGCCCGAATGTCTCAACCTGCCGAATTGAAACCAGTCACCGTTGCTAGCGGCTACTGGAAGTTCGCAGCCCACAACTTCATCCATAATAATAG gATCCAAGCGGCGGATGGAGgcttctttgaaaatttgggGACGCTCTTCGCAGCCAAAGCTCGCGCCCAGGCGGAAGCCGAAGGCCCTATTCCTACGCCGAATGAAGATGAACAAGAAAAAGAGCTCAGCGACGAAGAAGGAAGCGTTCATGAACCCACGGAAGCTCTCCTCGAAAGCGACAGTGACCGCGACGAGAACGAACATTCGCACAACCTCATCATAGAATCCGTCGGTTGGAAC GTCGAAGAACTCTACGCGTCACTGGTATACCTGACCCAGCACCAAATCGGCTTCGACGTTACAAATGAGTGCAGTCAGGAAACGCTTTTGAATCACTTGCAGGGCGCCTTCAAGATCGATAATCAGACCCATGAACAGGTCCTCGAGCAAGCTCAAAATATGGAG CCTCCAGAAATGCATCTCAACGTTGAAGTCATAGAAGCAAAGGAGCTGGTATCCAAGGATGCCGATGGAAAAAGCGACCCCTTCTGTGCTCTGTACCTCGAGTCTGTACCTACGAGGAGGTACAACACTGCAGTAAAGACCTCGACATTGAGTCCTGTATGGGAGGAACACTTTGAGCT ACCGTTGGAAGATGCTGAGAACGATGTGCTCAATCTTGAAGTATG GGATTTCGATGCGGCCGAAACAGTGCCGGAAAAGATGAGCAAGGTAAAGGacgtcaagggtgttcgtgGACTGGTTAAACTTGCCAAAGAAATTGCACTGACTGCGACAACCGGCAATCACGACAATGAATTCATCGGAAAGTGCCAAATAGCCCTGAAG GATATTCCAGTGACTGGTCATACGATGTGGTATTCTCtggagaaaaagaacaagTCGAAACGTCGCGGTGTTGTTCGTCTGAAGCTAGCCTTCAGTGCGGAACACAACGCCCAGGTAGCTGCCCAGGAGCACAGACACCTTCTGCgcatcctcctcctccacgAAATCGAGTCGCAGAAAATCGAGAAGTATTGCTGGTGCGGCCGTTGGTCGGGCCCAGCCGAGGCGATAATACTGCAGCACAGTGCTCAGCGTGGGCTTCTCGCCCGCAACGTGACCTTGGCACAGTGGGTCGAGTACATCAGGGTGCACCAGGAACACCCTCTCAGCTTCACATTGTTCAATAAGCTGGCGCTTGACCTGTTGAGGCCCATGGAAAACAACCTATTCTCCGACGACGAGATACGACTTTTCTGGGATTCGACTAGAAAGCTCTTGCACTCCTGCTTGAACAGCGTTAGAAAACTTCGAAGATCCACCGCGGGTGATAAGAACACCATTAATCAGCTCGGCGCAATTTTGGG CATCCTGTCGTCCATAGACTCTTTGCAAAAGCCGGAAGACCTTGACCTTTTCCCTGCAAACATGTATGGATGGCTTCCTCAGCCTGAGGGGCCGAGAGCGGATGTGCTGCAAGCTCTACAGGATACGGTTATCCAGGGGGCTGAGGAATG GTATGACTACGTACTGAAAAACAATTCAGCGGACGGAGTAGAGGACGAAGATATGCTCAAGTACTACATTAAAGTTATACAGCTGATCAGGGCCGATTTACAACGAGCCATAGAGTTCTACGACAAGGTCTTCATAAA GCAAGTAAATTTCCCTTACGCGAGAACGTTGTACGTTCATTACGAGAAGAGGATCAGCGACATGTGCATGATCATCGTCGAAGACGTGTGCGCGAGGTTGAAGAGAATCGAAATCGAGAACAGCGATGGAACGAGCGAAGAATTGGCCTTGGGGACGACACTTTTCGAGCTGTATTTAACTCTACAAAGATACGCAAT ACTCGGTCACGTCCTGTGCGCTGATGGCCTGGAGTACATGAAGATTCAAAGTTACCACGAGTGGTTTCGCGCCGGAGTTGCGCATTGGCTCGACATCGCGGTCTTCAAGGCCTTACGCCGGATAGATCGTGCCGTTGAATTTGACACATTGCAGCCGGTAGACTCGAGTGTTCAGTACAGCTCAAGTGCCGTTGACACGCTGACAATATTCTACCAAATCAAGGTTTTCTGGACTCAGTTGGCCTGGCCAGACGTCGAAGGGTCTTACACCTTCATCGCAAAAATAATCGAC GATATCTGCAGATGCTCTGTGGAATACGCGGATAAGATGGCGAGAAAGGCGGAAGAGGCGACACAGCAGGAATACGACTTGGAGAATAACAGCAGCGTGTACGAGAAGAAGTTCGAGGTCTCAAACGCGTGGTGCTTCGCCATTAACAACATCGACTACATCCGCACATCGATCGGTCCCCTTGCCGAGGACTTGGGACTTCAGAGCATAGTCGAGTGCCTGGCGGCTAACAAAACTCAGCAGGAGGCTGAACGGTGTCGGCAAACGCTTCAGCTGGTCATCGACAACGCCACCGACACAGTGAGCAACAAGATTATCGAGTTGCTGGAGGTTGTCGCGAGCAAAATGACCCCGGCGATGAGCAGGTACTTGGAAGAAGGTGCCGAACTGATCGACACAACGAGCAACGCTATGGACAGGCTTCTCCAGTATCTCGATTCCAACATCACCACTCTTCACGATAACTTGAACGAGACCAATTTCGAGAGAGTGCTTCTAGTCATTTGGGAAATTATGTCGAAGACGTTGTACGATCTTGTTAACAATAATTTGGAG AGGAGGAGGCCACCTTCGTTCTACGCTAACCTTCACCGGACGTTGCACACCTTAATTCGTTTCTTCAATCTTGGGGCAGACGAGACGTCGAATATTCACATACTCGAGAAAATCGAGGagcttttgaaaattcacgGTCTCGAGACGGCTGCGTTGATTCATCGATACAATCAGGAAAGGGTGCAGGAGCAAAAAGCCATCGAGGAGTCCAGACACGGACAGTTGACCGTTAGAGCATATTTTATCGATAATTCGTTGAACATTCAGATTATGAACGCCAGGAATCTAACGCCAATGGATAGTAATG GCAAGATGTCTACTCTTGAGAGAAAACTGCGTTATAAATCAAAAACTAAAACGAAACTGAAAGACGGGAGGTCAA GTAAATGTGATCCTTACGTTAAAATACGACTGCTGCCAGAGGAGAGGTTCGTTCACATAAAACAACCGAAAACACGAGTCCACAAAGAAACCCTGTTTCCGCTTTTCGACGAAACCTTCAGCAT TGCACTGACGACGGAGCTGAGGGAAACGAAAGAGGCTATTATAGCGTTTGAGGTGAAGGACAAAGACTTTCTCAGGACGAGATTCATGGCTGAGGCTTTCCTGCCCTTCGGCGAAATCCCGGAAACTGGTCCTGACCGGGATTTCGATTCCCTGGAACAGATTCATCTGAAACTTTCTCGACCAACCATGCACA ATTCAGACGCGATTCGCGCACTGGAGCACAGAAAGGGGGACGACCGGGCTGTTGACTTTATGTCGAAACTTAACACAAAGATTGAATCTAGATAA